The Rhodoferax sediminis genome has a segment encoding these proteins:
- a CDS encoding TRAP transporter permease, whose protein sequence is MTSLHTPADEFQEHGAQRTLSGTALKIVIGAALTFSTYQLIVAGFSPLSSLTMRSLHVGFLLLLTFLMYPALKSGKLTSIVWYDWLLAAAGFALSFYHWIFEADLIQRSGDPTTADLVVGTIMVVLVFEATRRILGLALPLVCGTFLLYGLFGQYLPGPLSHRAYGFDQIVNQLWLGTEGILGIPVMVSATYIFLFILFGAFLEHAGMIKLFNSVALGLVGRAKGGPAKVAVISSGFMGTISGSGVANVLTVGQFTIPLMKRFGYSSIFAGAVEATSSMGGQIMPPVMGAVAFIMAETLNVPYVDIVKAAVIPAILYYVTAFWIVHLEAGRMGLVGLPKDQCPSPVKALKESWYLVLPLAGLVGMLFHGFTPMFAGLTGLALTVILILGAAVAARLSGTAFRYVFWLALGLAAASFVEFGIYAILAVIALLVLLCFRVKGGRDTLRAVRLSLIDGARQALPVGVACAVVGVIIGVLTLTGAASSFAGFILTVGEKSLFLSLFLTMIVCLILGMGIPTIPNYIITSSIAAPALLSLGVPLIVSHMFVFYFGIMADLTPPVALAAFAAASIAKASPMRIGFKATQIAIAGFVIPYMAVYTPALMLQGHWTVVAVLYIVGKALLAIALWGATAVGYLLAPLRIHERVFTGVAALMLVTAGTLSDQIGFVMAAIFVCWHVWQRRRLAVA, encoded by the coding sequence ATGACCTCTCTCCATACGCCTGCCGACGAATTTCAGGAGCACGGCGCGCAACGCACGCTCAGCGGCACCGCGCTGAAGATCGTGATCGGCGCGGCCCTGACGTTCTCGACCTATCAATTGATCGTCGCCGGCTTCTCGCCGCTGTCATCGCTGACCATGCGCTCATTGCATGTCGGCTTCCTGCTGCTGCTGACCTTCCTGATGTACCCTGCATTGAAGAGCGGCAAGCTGACCTCCATCGTGTGGTACGACTGGCTGCTGGCCGCCGCCGGGTTCGCGCTGTCGTTCTATCACTGGATTTTCGAGGCCGACCTGATTCAGCGCTCGGGCGATCCAACCACCGCCGATCTGGTGGTCGGCACCATCATGGTCGTGCTGGTGTTCGAGGCCACGCGCCGGATCCTCGGACTGGCCCTGCCCCTGGTGTGCGGCACATTCCTGCTGTATGGCCTTTTCGGCCAGTACCTGCCGGGCCCGCTCTCACATCGGGCCTACGGGTTTGACCAGATCGTGAATCAGCTGTGGCTGGGCACCGAGGGCATTCTGGGCATCCCCGTCATGGTGTCTGCGACCTATATCTTCCTGTTCATCCTGTTCGGTGCATTTCTCGAGCACGCCGGCATGATCAAGCTGTTCAACTCCGTGGCGCTGGGACTGGTCGGCAGGGCCAAGGGCGGGCCGGCCAAGGTGGCGGTGATCTCGTCGGGCTTCATGGGAACCATCTCGGGCTCCGGCGTAGCGAACGTGCTGACCGTCGGCCAGTTCACGATCCCGTTGATGAAACGCTTTGGCTACAGCTCGATCTTTGCCGGCGCGGTCGAGGCCACGTCTTCCATGGGCGGCCAGATCATGCCACCGGTCATGGGGGCGGTGGCGTTCATCATGGCCGAGACGCTGAACGTGCCGTATGTGGACATCGTCAAGGCGGCCGTGATTCCGGCGATCCTGTATTACGTGACGGCGTTCTGGATAGTGCATCTGGAAGCCGGCCGCATGGGGCTGGTGGGTCTGCCGAAAGACCAGTGCCCGAGCCCGGTGAAGGCGCTCAAGGAAAGCTGGTATCTGGTGCTGCCGCTGGCAGGTCTGGTTGGCATGCTGTTTCATGGTTTCACGCCGATGTTCGCCGGACTCACCGGCCTGGCGCTCACCGTGATCCTGATTCTCGGCGCAGCCGTGGCAGCGCGCCTGTCGGGCACGGCGTTTCGCTACGTGTTCTGGCTGGCCCTGGGCCTGGCGGCGGCAAGTTTTGTCGAGTTTGGCATTTATGCGATCCTCGCCGTGATCGCACTGCTGGTGCTGCTTTGTTTCAGGGTCAAGGGCGGTCGTGACACCTTGCGTGCGGTGCGCCTGAGCCTGATCGACGGCGCCAGGCAGGCGTTGCCGGTCGGCGTCGCCTGCGCCGTGGTGGGCGTCATCATTGGTGTGCTGACCCTCACGGGGGCCGCCTCCAGCTTTGCCGGATTCATCCTGACCGTCGGTGAAAAAAGCCTGTTCCTGTCGCTGTTTTTGACCATGATCGTGTGCCTGATTCTGGGCATGGGGATTCCGACCATCCCGAACTACATCATCACCAGCTCGATTGCGGCGCCCGCGCTGCTCAGCCTGGGCGTGCCGCTGATCGTCTCGCACATGTTCGTGTTCTATTTCGGCATCATGGCGGACCTGACGCCGCCGGTGGCGCTCGCGGCATTTGCCGCGGCATCGATCGCCAAGGCGTCACCCATGCGTATCGGCTTCAAGGCAACCCAGATCGCCATTGCCGGCTTTGTTATTCCGTACATGGCGGTATATACGCCCGCGCTGATGCTGCAGGGGCACTGGACGGTGGTGGCGGTGCTGTATATCGTGGGCAAGGCGCTGCTGGCCATCGCCTTGTGGGGCGCAACGGCCGTCGGCTATCTGCTGGCGCCCTTGAGAATCCACGAGCGGGTGTTTACCGGCGTCGCCGCGCTGATGCTGGTCACGGCGGGCACGCTGAGCGACCAGATCGGATTCGTGATGGCGGCCATTTTCGTCTGTTGGCACGTCTGGCAACGGCGCCGGCTGGCGGTTGCATGA
- a CDS encoding DUF1850 domain-containing protein has protein sequence MIAVCLAAAGLAISLPLQAFTLNWTHSIEKILWEEDYQVVQTASGTRLQLTEARIRGSGAGMEPPPDAVLKNGVWHYRPPLAPLERLHLTRSDYVADYQLCWGGQCHPLAELVGPPSAAPLVDVFACPSS, from the coding sequence ATGATCGCGGTATGCCTGGCCGCGGCTGGCCTGGCCATCAGCCTGCCATTGCAGGCGTTCACGCTGAACTGGACCCATTCGATCGAAAAAATCCTTTGGGAAGAGGATTACCAGGTCGTCCAAACGGCCAGCGGCACCCGCCTGCAACTCACCGAAGCGCGCATCCGCGGCTCCGGCGCCGGCATGGAGCCGCCGCCCGATGCCGTGCTGAAGAACGGCGTGTGGCATTACCGCCCGCCGCTGGCGCCGCTCGAGCGGCTGCATCTGACGCGCTCGGACTATGTCGCCGATTACCAACTCTGCTGGGGCGGCCAGTGCCATCCCCTGGCAGAACTGGTTGGCCCACCGTCGGCGGCGCCGCTTGTCGACGTGTTTGCATGCCCCTCGTCCTGA